Proteins from a genomic interval of Haliaeetus albicilla chromosome 13, bHalAlb1.1, whole genome shotgun sequence:
- the LRCH4 gene encoding leucine-rich repeat and calponin homology domain-containing protein 4 isoform X7 has protein sequence MAAGEAGTMTAELLLPPPPLPPSPPPGGTGTERALEEAAASGTLSLAGRRLRAFPVAAARRWDLSDTTQADLSRNRFGEVPEAACHLVSLEGLSLYHNCLRSVSPAIANLQALTHLDLSRNQLTSLPACLCLLPLRVLNASNNRLAQLPENIGALGALRQLDVSCNELRALPASVGQLKSLRDLNLRRNQLTVLPTELSELPLVRLDFSCNRVVAIPRCYWRLRHLQIILADNNPLQSPPAQVCLKGKVHIFKYLHLKAEAAAATRPPPTCLTDELCPLRQRGGLDSGFNSVDSGSKRWSGNESTDEFSELPRQPREKRSGAAGDSDPEQVDFIEGSLTGEEEEEETLLEEQQGSSPRGDTPEKASGGSFLRAAAKATPAPAAHTNSQSEPGTFPQRQPRMTSGPDEAPGPPLAPPGSSPRTTPKPTSFLFRSSSSSSFRGAATKPAPPSHDAPPDPDERELIAEMRQSIESLLQLRLPEELGEALSDGELLCRLANRLRPRLIPFIHVPSPAAPKLSTANSRRNVESFLEACRRLGVPEAAICQPQHVLEEESLGLGRLARTLRGLLGVAPPPDTPPDPPRSSPPPL, from the exons ATGGCGGCGGGCGAGGCGGGAACCATGACGGCGGAACTGTTGCTGCCGCCACCGCCGTTACCGCCATCGCCGCCTCCCGGAGGAACCGGTACGGAACGGGCTCTAGAAGAAGCAGCGGCCTCCGGTACCCTCAGCCTGGCCGGCCGCCGCCTGCGCGCCTTCCCGGTGGCTGCGGCGCGGCGGTGGGACCTCAGCGACACCACGCAGGCCG ACCTCTCCCGCAACCGTTTTGGGGAGGTGCCAGAGGCCGCCTGCCACCTCGTCTCCCTGGAGGGGCTCAGCCTCTACCACAACTGCCTGCGCAGCGTCTCCCCCGCCATCGCCAACCTCCAGGCCCTCACCCACCTCGACCTCAG tcGCAATCAGCTGACCTCGCTGCCCGCCTGCCTCTGTCTCCTGCCCCTCCGCGTCCTCAACGCCAGCAACAACCGCCTGGCACAGCTCCCCGAAAACATCGGGGCGCTCGGTGCCCTCCGGCAGCTG gATGTCAGCTGTAACGAGCTGCGGGCACTGCCCGCCAGCGTGGGGCAGCTGAAGTCGCTGCGGGATCTCAACCTCCGCCGTAACCAGCTCACCGTGCTGCCCACAG agCTGTCGGAGCTGCCCCTCGTCCGTCTCGACTTCTCCTGCAACCGGGTGGTCGCCATTCCCCGCTGCTACTGGCGTCTCCGGCACCTTCAAATCATCCTGGCCGACAACAACCCCCTCCAGTCGCCCCCTGCCCAG GTGTGCCTGAAGGGCAAAGTCCACATCTTCAAGTACCTCCACCTCAAAGCCGAGGCTGCCGCCGCCACGCGCCCCCCGCCAACATG cctcacAGATGAGCTCTGCCCCCTCCGACAGCGTGGGGGGTTGGACTCCGGCTTCAACAGCGTTGACAGCGGCAGCAAGCGGTGGTCTGGCAACgag TCCACGGATGAGTTTTCGGAGCTGCCCCGGCAGCCCAGGGAGAAGCGCAGCGGTGCAG ctGGTGACAGTGACCCCGAGCAGGTCGACTTCATTGAGGGCAGCCTCaccggggaggaggaggaggaggagacccTGCTGGAG gagcagcagggctCGTCCCCGCGAGGCGACACCCCAGAGAAGGCGTCCGGTGGCAG CTTCCTGCGAGCGGCTGCCAAAGCCACCCCCGCCCCGGCTGCTCACACCAA cagccagtCGGAGCCCGGCACCTTCCCACAGCGACAGCCGAGGATGACATCA GGCCCAGATGAAGCCCCCGGCCCCCCATTGGCCCCCCCTGGCTCGTCGCCCCGcaccacccccaaacccaccagctTCCTCTTCcgctcttcctcctcttcctccttccgTGGTGCTGCCACCAAACCTG cccccccatcCCACGATGCCCCCCCGGACCCTGACGAGAGGGAGCTGATCGCCGAGATGCGGCAG AGCATCGAGTCGCTGCTGCAGCTGCGGCTGccagaggagctgggggaggcCCTGAGTGACGGGGAGCTGCTCTGCCGGCTGGCCAACCGCCTGCGCCCCCGCCTTATCCCCTTCATCCACGTCCCCTCACCCGCTGCC CCCAAGCTGAGCACCGCCAACAGCCGCAGGAATGTGGAGAGCTTCCTCGAGGCTTGCCGGCGCCTGGGGGTCCCCGAG GCCGCCATTTGCCAGCCCCAGCAcgtgctggaggaggagagccTGGGCCTGGGCCGGCTGGCCCGCACCCTgcgggggctgctgggggtCGCCCCCCCGCCGGAcaccccccccgaccccccccgctcctccccgccccctctTTGA
- the LRCH4 gene encoding leucine-rich repeat and calponin homology domain-containing protein 4 isoform X5: MAAGEAGTMTAELLLPPPPLPPSPPPGGTGTERALEEAAASGTLSLAGRRLRAFPVAAARRWDLSDTTQADLSRNRFGEVPEAACHLVSLEGLSLYHNCLRSVSPAIANLQALTHLDLSRNQLTSLPACLCLLPLRVLNASNNRLAQLPENIGALGALRQLDVSCNELRALPASVGQLKSLRDLNLRRNQLTVLPTELSELPLVRLDFSCNRVVAIPRCYWRLRHLQIILADNNPLQSPPAQVCLKGKVHIFKYLHLKAEAAAATRPPPTCLTDELCPLRQRGGLDSGFNSVDSGSKRWSGNESTDEFSELPRQPREKRSGAAGDSDPEQVDFIEGSLTGEEEEEETLLEGPPFLPPQEQQGSSPRGDTPEKASGGSFLRAAAKATPAPAAHTNSQSEPGTFPQRQPRMTSGPDEAPGPPLAPPGSSPRTTPKPTSFLFRSSSSSSFRGAATKPAPPSHDAPPDPDERELIAEMRQSIESLLQLRLPEELGEALSDGELLCRLANRLRPRLIPFIHVPSPAAPKLSTANSRRNVESFLEACRRLGVPEAAICQPQHVLEEESLGLGRLARTLRGLLGVAPPPDTPPDPPRSSPPPL, translated from the exons ATGGCGGCGGGCGAGGCGGGAACCATGACGGCGGAACTGTTGCTGCCGCCACCGCCGTTACCGCCATCGCCGCCTCCCGGAGGAACCGGTACGGAACGGGCTCTAGAAGAAGCAGCGGCCTCCGGTACCCTCAGCCTGGCCGGCCGCCGCCTGCGCGCCTTCCCGGTGGCTGCGGCGCGGCGGTGGGACCTCAGCGACACCACGCAGGCCG ACCTCTCCCGCAACCGTTTTGGGGAGGTGCCAGAGGCCGCCTGCCACCTCGTCTCCCTGGAGGGGCTCAGCCTCTACCACAACTGCCTGCGCAGCGTCTCCCCCGCCATCGCCAACCTCCAGGCCCTCACCCACCTCGACCTCAG tcGCAATCAGCTGACCTCGCTGCCCGCCTGCCTCTGTCTCCTGCCCCTCCGCGTCCTCAACGCCAGCAACAACCGCCTGGCACAGCTCCCCGAAAACATCGGGGCGCTCGGTGCCCTCCGGCAGCTG gATGTCAGCTGTAACGAGCTGCGGGCACTGCCCGCCAGCGTGGGGCAGCTGAAGTCGCTGCGGGATCTCAACCTCCGCCGTAACCAGCTCACCGTGCTGCCCACAG agCTGTCGGAGCTGCCCCTCGTCCGTCTCGACTTCTCCTGCAACCGGGTGGTCGCCATTCCCCGCTGCTACTGGCGTCTCCGGCACCTTCAAATCATCCTGGCCGACAACAACCCCCTCCAGTCGCCCCCTGCCCAG GTGTGCCTGAAGGGCAAAGTCCACATCTTCAAGTACCTCCACCTCAAAGCCGAGGCTGCCGCCGCCACGCGCCCCCCGCCAACATG cctcacAGATGAGCTCTGCCCCCTCCGACAGCGTGGGGGGTTGGACTCCGGCTTCAACAGCGTTGACAGCGGCAGCAAGCGGTGGTCTGGCAACgag TCCACGGATGAGTTTTCGGAGCTGCCCCGGCAGCCCAGGGAGAAGCGCAGCGGTGCAG ctGGTGACAGTGACCCCGAGCAGGTCGACTTCATTGAGGGCAGCCTCaccggggaggaggaggaggaggagacccTGCTGGAG ggTCCCCCCTTTTTGCCcccccaggagcagcagggctCGTCCCCGCGAGGCGACACCCCAGAGAAGGCGTCCGGTGGCAG CTTCCTGCGAGCGGCTGCCAAAGCCACCCCCGCCCCGGCTGCTCACACCAA cagccagtCGGAGCCCGGCACCTTCCCACAGCGACAGCCGAGGATGACATCA GGCCCAGATGAAGCCCCCGGCCCCCCATTGGCCCCCCCTGGCTCGTCGCCCCGcaccacccccaaacccaccagctTCCTCTTCcgctcttcctcctcttcctccttccgTGGTGCTGCCACCAAACCTG cccccccatcCCACGATGCCCCCCCGGACCCTGACGAGAGGGAGCTGATCGCCGAGATGCGGCAG AGCATCGAGTCGCTGCTGCAGCTGCGGCTGccagaggagctgggggaggcCCTGAGTGACGGGGAGCTGCTCTGCCGGCTGGCCAACCGCCTGCGCCCCCGCCTTATCCCCTTCATCCACGTCCCCTCACCCGCTGCC CCCAAGCTGAGCACCGCCAACAGCCGCAGGAATGTGGAGAGCTTCCTCGAGGCTTGCCGGCGCCTGGGGGTCCCCGAG GCCGCCATTTGCCAGCCCCAGCAcgtgctggaggaggagagccTGGGCCTGGGCCGGCTGGCCCGCACCCTgcgggggctgctgggggtCGCCCCCCCGCCGGAcaccccccccgaccccccccgctcctccccgccccctctTTGA
- the LRCH4 gene encoding leucine-rich repeat and calponin homology domain-containing protein 4 isoform X4: MAAGEAGTMTAELLLPPPPLPPSPPPGGTGTERALEEAAASGTLSLAGRRLRAFPVAAARRWDLSDTTQADLSRNRFGEVPEAACHLVSLEGLSLYHNCLRSVSPAIANLQALTHLDLSRNQLTSLPACLCLLPLRVLNASNNRLAQLPENIGALGALRQLDVSCNELRALPASVGQLKSLRDLNLRRNQLTVLPTELSELPLVRLDFSCNRVVAIPRCYWRLRHLQIILADNNPLQSPPAQVCLKGKVHIFKYLHLKAEAAAATRPPPTCLTDELCPLRQRGGLDSGFNSVDSGSKRWSGNESTDEFSELPRQPREKRSGAAGDSDPEQVDFIEGSLTGEEEEEETLLEGPPFLPPQEQQGSSPRGDTPEKASGGRVVPVPWRGEGPGEGRRRPESLQVWQERERRQQARRSRGLEQRDSFLRAAAKATPAPAAHTNSQSEPGTFPQRQPRMTSGPDEAPGPPLAPPGSSPRTTPKPTSFLFRSSSSSSFRGAATKPAPPSHDAPPDPDERELIAEMRQSIESLLQLRLPEELGEALSDGELLCRLANRLRPRLIPFIHVPSPAAPKLSTANSRRNVESFLEACRRLGVPEVKPPPPRRPPPGLLAGFALFYGLVMALLYTAYRALFGY, from the exons ATGGCGGCGGGCGAGGCGGGAACCATGACGGCGGAACTGTTGCTGCCGCCACCGCCGTTACCGCCATCGCCGCCTCCCGGAGGAACCGGTACGGAACGGGCTCTAGAAGAAGCAGCGGCCTCCGGTACCCTCAGCCTGGCCGGCCGCCGCCTGCGCGCCTTCCCGGTGGCTGCGGCGCGGCGGTGGGACCTCAGCGACACCACGCAGGCCG ACCTCTCCCGCAACCGTTTTGGGGAGGTGCCAGAGGCCGCCTGCCACCTCGTCTCCCTGGAGGGGCTCAGCCTCTACCACAACTGCCTGCGCAGCGTCTCCCCCGCCATCGCCAACCTCCAGGCCCTCACCCACCTCGACCTCAG tcGCAATCAGCTGACCTCGCTGCCCGCCTGCCTCTGTCTCCTGCCCCTCCGCGTCCTCAACGCCAGCAACAACCGCCTGGCACAGCTCCCCGAAAACATCGGGGCGCTCGGTGCCCTCCGGCAGCTG gATGTCAGCTGTAACGAGCTGCGGGCACTGCCCGCCAGCGTGGGGCAGCTGAAGTCGCTGCGGGATCTCAACCTCCGCCGTAACCAGCTCACCGTGCTGCCCACAG agCTGTCGGAGCTGCCCCTCGTCCGTCTCGACTTCTCCTGCAACCGGGTGGTCGCCATTCCCCGCTGCTACTGGCGTCTCCGGCACCTTCAAATCATCCTGGCCGACAACAACCCCCTCCAGTCGCCCCCTGCCCAG GTGTGCCTGAAGGGCAAAGTCCACATCTTCAAGTACCTCCACCTCAAAGCCGAGGCTGCCGCCGCCACGCGCCCCCCGCCAACATG cctcacAGATGAGCTCTGCCCCCTCCGACAGCGTGGGGGGTTGGACTCCGGCTTCAACAGCGTTGACAGCGGCAGCAAGCGGTGGTCTGGCAACgag TCCACGGATGAGTTTTCGGAGCTGCCCCGGCAGCCCAGGGAGAAGCGCAGCGGTGCAG ctGGTGACAGTGACCCCGAGCAGGTCGACTTCATTGAGGGCAGCCTCaccggggaggaggaggaggaggagacccTGCTGGAG ggTCCCCCCTTTTTGCCcccccaggagcagcagggctCGTCCCCGCGAGGCGACACCCCAGAGAAGGCGTCCGGTGGCAG ggtggtCCCCGTGCCCTGGcggggggaggggccgggggaggggcgGCGTCGCCCCGAGAGCCTGCAGGTCtggcaggagagggagaggaggcagcaggcgAGGAGGAGCcgggggctggagcagagggacag CTTCCTGCGAGCGGCTGCCAAAGCCACCCCCGCCCCGGCTGCTCACACCAA cagccagtCGGAGCCCGGCACCTTCCCACAGCGACAGCCGAGGATGACATCA GGCCCAGATGAAGCCCCCGGCCCCCCATTGGCCCCCCCTGGCTCGTCGCCCCGcaccacccccaaacccaccagctTCCTCTTCcgctcttcctcctcttcctccttccgTGGTGCTGCCACCAAACCTG cccccccatcCCACGATGCCCCCCCGGACCCTGACGAGAGGGAGCTGATCGCCGAGATGCGGCAG AGCATCGAGTCGCTGCTGCAGCTGCGGCTGccagaggagctgggggaggcCCTGAGTGACGGGGAGCTGCTCTGCCGGCTGGCCAACCGCCTGCGCCCCCGCCTTATCCCCTTCATCCACGTCCCCTCACCCGCTGCC CCCAAGCTGAGCACCGCCAACAGCCGCAGGAATGTGGAGAGCTTCCTCGAGGCTTGCCGGCGCCTGGGGGTCCCCGAG GTGAagccgccccctccccggcgtcccccccccgggctccTCGCTGGCTTCGCCCTCTTCTACGGCCTCGTCATGGCGTTGCTTTACACGGCTTATCGTGCTCTCTTCGGCTACTGA
- the LRCH4 gene encoding leucine-rich repeat and calponin homology domain-containing protein 4 isoform X11 translates to MAAGEAGTMTAELLLPPPPLPPSPPPGGTGTERALEEAAASGTLSLAGRRLRAFPVAAARRWDLSDTTQADLSRNRFGEVPEAACHLVSLEGLSLYHNCLRSVSPAIANLQALTHLDLSRNQLTSLPACLCLLPLRVLNASNNRLAQLPENIGALGALRQLDVSCNELRALPASVGQLKSLRDLNLRRNQLTVLPTELSELPLVRLDFSCNRVVAIPRCYWRLRHLQIILADNNPLQSPPAQVCLKGKVHIFKYLHLKAEAAAATRPPPTCLTDELCPLRQRGGLDSGFNSVDSGSKRWSGNESTDEFSELPRQPREKRSGAAGDSDPEQVDFIEGSLTGEEEEEETLLEEQQGSSPRGDTPEKASGGSQSEPGTFPQRQPRMTSGPDEAPGPPLAPPGSSPRTTPKPTSFLFRSSSSSSFRGAATKPAPPSHDAPPDPDERELIAEMRQSIESLLQLRLPEELGEALSDGELLCRLANRLRPRLIPFIHVPSPAAPKLSTANSRRNVESFLEACRRLGVPEAAICQPQHVLEEESLGLGRLARTLRGLLGVAPPPDTPPDPPRSSPPPL, encoded by the exons ATGGCGGCGGGCGAGGCGGGAACCATGACGGCGGAACTGTTGCTGCCGCCACCGCCGTTACCGCCATCGCCGCCTCCCGGAGGAACCGGTACGGAACGGGCTCTAGAAGAAGCAGCGGCCTCCGGTACCCTCAGCCTGGCCGGCCGCCGCCTGCGCGCCTTCCCGGTGGCTGCGGCGCGGCGGTGGGACCTCAGCGACACCACGCAGGCCG ACCTCTCCCGCAACCGTTTTGGGGAGGTGCCAGAGGCCGCCTGCCACCTCGTCTCCCTGGAGGGGCTCAGCCTCTACCACAACTGCCTGCGCAGCGTCTCCCCCGCCATCGCCAACCTCCAGGCCCTCACCCACCTCGACCTCAG tcGCAATCAGCTGACCTCGCTGCCCGCCTGCCTCTGTCTCCTGCCCCTCCGCGTCCTCAACGCCAGCAACAACCGCCTGGCACAGCTCCCCGAAAACATCGGGGCGCTCGGTGCCCTCCGGCAGCTG gATGTCAGCTGTAACGAGCTGCGGGCACTGCCCGCCAGCGTGGGGCAGCTGAAGTCGCTGCGGGATCTCAACCTCCGCCGTAACCAGCTCACCGTGCTGCCCACAG agCTGTCGGAGCTGCCCCTCGTCCGTCTCGACTTCTCCTGCAACCGGGTGGTCGCCATTCCCCGCTGCTACTGGCGTCTCCGGCACCTTCAAATCATCCTGGCCGACAACAACCCCCTCCAGTCGCCCCCTGCCCAG GTGTGCCTGAAGGGCAAAGTCCACATCTTCAAGTACCTCCACCTCAAAGCCGAGGCTGCCGCCGCCACGCGCCCCCCGCCAACATG cctcacAGATGAGCTCTGCCCCCTCCGACAGCGTGGGGGGTTGGACTCCGGCTTCAACAGCGTTGACAGCGGCAGCAAGCGGTGGTCTGGCAACgag TCCACGGATGAGTTTTCGGAGCTGCCCCGGCAGCCCAGGGAGAAGCGCAGCGGTGCAG ctGGTGACAGTGACCCCGAGCAGGTCGACTTCATTGAGGGCAGCCTCaccggggaggaggaggaggaggagacccTGCTGGAG gagcagcagggctCGTCCCCGCGAGGCGACACCCCAGAGAAGGCGTCCGGTGGCAG ccagtCGGAGCCCGGCACCTTCCCACAGCGACAGCCGAGGATGACATCA GGCCCAGATGAAGCCCCCGGCCCCCCATTGGCCCCCCCTGGCTCGTCGCCCCGcaccacccccaaacccaccagctTCCTCTTCcgctcttcctcctcttcctccttccgTGGTGCTGCCACCAAACCTG cccccccatcCCACGATGCCCCCCCGGACCCTGACGAGAGGGAGCTGATCGCCGAGATGCGGCAG AGCATCGAGTCGCTGCTGCAGCTGCGGCTGccagaggagctgggggaggcCCTGAGTGACGGGGAGCTGCTCTGCCGGCTGGCCAACCGCCTGCGCCCCCGCCTTATCCCCTTCATCCACGTCCCCTCACCCGCTGCC CCCAAGCTGAGCACCGCCAACAGCCGCAGGAATGTGGAGAGCTTCCTCGAGGCTTGCCGGCGCCTGGGGGTCCCCGAG GCCGCCATTTGCCAGCCCCAGCAcgtgctggaggaggagagccTGGGCCTGGGCCGGCTGGCCCGCACCCTgcgggggctgctgggggtCGCCCCCCCGCCGGAcaccccccccgaccccccccgctcctccccgccccctctTTGA
- the LRCH4 gene encoding leucine-rich repeat and calponin homology domain-containing protein 4 isoform X9 — translation MAAGEAGTMTAELLLPPPPLPPSPPPGGTGTERALEEAAASGTLSLAGRRLRAFPVAAARRWDLSDTTQADLSRNRFGEVPEAACHLVSLEGLSLYHNCLRSVSPAIANLQALTHLDLSRNQLTSLPACLCLLPLRVLNASNNRLAQLPENIGALGALRQLDVSCNELRALPASVGQLKSLRDLNLRRNQLTVLPTELSELPLVRLDFSCNRVVAIPRCYWRLRHLQIILADNNPLQSPPAQVCLKGKVHIFKYLHLKAEAAAATRPPPTCLTDELCPLRQRGGLDSGFNSVDSGSKRWSGNESTDEFSELPRQPREKRSGAAGDSDPEQVDFIEGSLTGEEEEEETLLEGPPFLPPQEQQGSSPRGDTPEKASGGSQSEPGTFPQRQPRMTSGPDEAPGPPLAPPGSSPRTTPKPTSFLFRSSSSSSFRGAATKPAPPSHDAPPDPDERELIAEMRQSIESLLQLRLPEELGEALSDGELLCRLANRLRPRLIPFIHVPSPAAPKLSTANSRRNVESFLEACRRLGVPEAAICQPQHVLEEESLGLGRLARTLRGLLGVAPPPDTPPDPPRSSPPPL, via the exons ATGGCGGCGGGCGAGGCGGGAACCATGACGGCGGAACTGTTGCTGCCGCCACCGCCGTTACCGCCATCGCCGCCTCCCGGAGGAACCGGTACGGAACGGGCTCTAGAAGAAGCAGCGGCCTCCGGTACCCTCAGCCTGGCCGGCCGCCGCCTGCGCGCCTTCCCGGTGGCTGCGGCGCGGCGGTGGGACCTCAGCGACACCACGCAGGCCG ACCTCTCCCGCAACCGTTTTGGGGAGGTGCCAGAGGCCGCCTGCCACCTCGTCTCCCTGGAGGGGCTCAGCCTCTACCACAACTGCCTGCGCAGCGTCTCCCCCGCCATCGCCAACCTCCAGGCCCTCACCCACCTCGACCTCAG tcGCAATCAGCTGACCTCGCTGCCCGCCTGCCTCTGTCTCCTGCCCCTCCGCGTCCTCAACGCCAGCAACAACCGCCTGGCACAGCTCCCCGAAAACATCGGGGCGCTCGGTGCCCTCCGGCAGCTG gATGTCAGCTGTAACGAGCTGCGGGCACTGCCCGCCAGCGTGGGGCAGCTGAAGTCGCTGCGGGATCTCAACCTCCGCCGTAACCAGCTCACCGTGCTGCCCACAG agCTGTCGGAGCTGCCCCTCGTCCGTCTCGACTTCTCCTGCAACCGGGTGGTCGCCATTCCCCGCTGCTACTGGCGTCTCCGGCACCTTCAAATCATCCTGGCCGACAACAACCCCCTCCAGTCGCCCCCTGCCCAG GTGTGCCTGAAGGGCAAAGTCCACATCTTCAAGTACCTCCACCTCAAAGCCGAGGCTGCCGCCGCCACGCGCCCCCCGCCAACATG cctcacAGATGAGCTCTGCCCCCTCCGACAGCGTGGGGGGTTGGACTCCGGCTTCAACAGCGTTGACAGCGGCAGCAAGCGGTGGTCTGGCAACgag TCCACGGATGAGTTTTCGGAGCTGCCCCGGCAGCCCAGGGAGAAGCGCAGCGGTGCAG ctGGTGACAGTGACCCCGAGCAGGTCGACTTCATTGAGGGCAGCCTCaccggggaggaggaggaggaggagacccTGCTGGAG ggTCCCCCCTTTTTGCCcccccaggagcagcagggctCGTCCCCGCGAGGCGACACCCCAGAGAAGGCGTCCGGTGGCAG ccagtCGGAGCCCGGCACCTTCCCACAGCGACAGCCGAGGATGACATCA GGCCCAGATGAAGCCCCCGGCCCCCCATTGGCCCCCCCTGGCTCGTCGCCCCGcaccacccccaaacccaccagctTCCTCTTCcgctcttcctcctcttcctccttccgTGGTGCTGCCACCAAACCTG cccccccatcCCACGATGCCCCCCCGGACCCTGACGAGAGGGAGCTGATCGCCGAGATGCGGCAG AGCATCGAGTCGCTGCTGCAGCTGCGGCTGccagaggagctgggggaggcCCTGAGTGACGGGGAGCTGCTCTGCCGGCTGGCCAACCGCCTGCGCCCCCGCCTTATCCCCTTCATCCACGTCCCCTCACCCGCTGCC CCCAAGCTGAGCACCGCCAACAGCCGCAGGAATGTGGAGAGCTTCCTCGAGGCTTGCCGGCGCCTGGGGGTCCCCGAG GCCGCCATTTGCCAGCCCCAGCAcgtgctggaggaggagagccTGGGCCTGGGCCGGCTGGCCCGCACCCTgcgggggctgctgggggtCGCCCCCCCGCCGGAcaccccccccgaccccccccgctcctccccgccccctctTTGA
- the LRCH4 gene encoding leucine-rich repeat and calponin homology domain-containing protein 4 isoform X8, producing MAAGEAGTMTAELLLPPPPLPPSPPPGGTGTERALEEAAASGTLSLAGRRLRAFPVAAARRWDLSDTTQADLSRNRFGEVPEAACHLVSLEGLSLYHNCLRSVSPAIANLQALTHLDLSRNQLTSLPACLCLLPLRVLNASNNRLAQLPENIGALGALRQLDVSCNELRALPASVGQLKSLRDLNLRRNQLTVLPTELSELPLVRLDFSCNRVVAIPRCYWRLRHLQIILADNNPLQSPPAQVCLKGKVHIFKYLHLKAEAAAATRPPPTCLTDELCPLRQRGGLDSGFNSVDSGSKRWSGNESTDEFSELPRQPREKRSGAAGDSDPEQVDFIEGSLTGEEEEEETLLEEQQGSSPRGDTPEKASGGSFLRAAAKATPAPAAHTNQSEPGTFPQRQPRMTSGPDEAPGPPLAPPGSSPRTTPKPTSFLFRSSSSSSFRGAATKPAPPSHDAPPDPDERELIAEMRQSIESLLQLRLPEELGEALSDGELLCRLANRLRPRLIPFIHVPSPAAPKLSTANSRRNVESFLEACRRLGVPEAAICQPQHVLEEESLGLGRLARTLRGLLGVAPPPDTPPDPPRSSPPPL from the exons ATGGCGGCGGGCGAGGCGGGAACCATGACGGCGGAACTGTTGCTGCCGCCACCGCCGTTACCGCCATCGCCGCCTCCCGGAGGAACCGGTACGGAACGGGCTCTAGAAGAAGCAGCGGCCTCCGGTACCCTCAGCCTGGCCGGCCGCCGCCTGCGCGCCTTCCCGGTGGCTGCGGCGCGGCGGTGGGACCTCAGCGACACCACGCAGGCCG ACCTCTCCCGCAACCGTTTTGGGGAGGTGCCAGAGGCCGCCTGCCACCTCGTCTCCCTGGAGGGGCTCAGCCTCTACCACAACTGCCTGCGCAGCGTCTCCCCCGCCATCGCCAACCTCCAGGCCCTCACCCACCTCGACCTCAG tcGCAATCAGCTGACCTCGCTGCCCGCCTGCCTCTGTCTCCTGCCCCTCCGCGTCCTCAACGCCAGCAACAACCGCCTGGCACAGCTCCCCGAAAACATCGGGGCGCTCGGTGCCCTCCGGCAGCTG gATGTCAGCTGTAACGAGCTGCGGGCACTGCCCGCCAGCGTGGGGCAGCTGAAGTCGCTGCGGGATCTCAACCTCCGCCGTAACCAGCTCACCGTGCTGCCCACAG agCTGTCGGAGCTGCCCCTCGTCCGTCTCGACTTCTCCTGCAACCGGGTGGTCGCCATTCCCCGCTGCTACTGGCGTCTCCGGCACCTTCAAATCATCCTGGCCGACAACAACCCCCTCCAGTCGCCCCCTGCCCAG GTGTGCCTGAAGGGCAAAGTCCACATCTTCAAGTACCTCCACCTCAAAGCCGAGGCTGCCGCCGCCACGCGCCCCCCGCCAACATG cctcacAGATGAGCTCTGCCCCCTCCGACAGCGTGGGGGGTTGGACTCCGGCTTCAACAGCGTTGACAGCGGCAGCAAGCGGTGGTCTGGCAACgag TCCACGGATGAGTTTTCGGAGCTGCCCCGGCAGCCCAGGGAGAAGCGCAGCGGTGCAG ctGGTGACAGTGACCCCGAGCAGGTCGACTTCATTGAGGGCAGCCTCaccggggaggaggaggaggaggagacccTGCTGGAG gagcagcagggctCGTCCCCGCGAGGCGACACCCCAGAGAAGGCGTCCGGTGGCAG CTTCCTGCGAGCGGCTGCCAAAGCCACCCCCGCCCCGGCTGCTCACACCAA ccagtCGGAGCCCGGCACCTTCCCACAGCGACAGCCGAGGATGACATCA GGCCCAGATGAAGCCCCCGGCCCCCCATTGGCCCCCCCTGGCTCGTCGCCCCGcaccacccccaaacccaccagctTCCTCTTCcgctcttcctcctcttcctccttccgTGGTGCTGCCACCAAACCTG cccccccatcCCACGATGCCCCCCCGGACCCTGACGAGAGGGAGCTGATCGCCGAGATGCGGCAG AGCATCGAGTCGCTGCTGCAGCTGCGGCTGccagaggagctgggggaggcCCTGAGTGACGGGGAGCTGCTCTGCCGGCTGGCCAACCGCCTGCGCCCCCGCCTTATCCCCTTCATCCACGTCCCCTCACCCGCTGCC CCCAAGCTGAGCACCGCCAACAGCCGCAGGAATGTGGAGAGCTTCCTCGAGGCTTGCCGGCGCCTGGGGGTCCCCGAG GCCGCCATTTGCCAGCCCCAGCAcgtgctggaggaggagagccTGGGCCTGGGCCGGCTGGCCCGCACCCTgcgggggctgctgggggtCGCCCCCCCGCCGGAcaccccccccgaccccccccgctcctccccgccccctctTTGA